From Arcticibacter tournemirensis, one genomic window encodes:
- a CDS encoding YihY/virulence factor BrkB family protein, translating to MRLNKQYFKDLWFVVLGAGKAFGQDKAMKYSASLAYSTVFALSPLLVLIISLASIFYEKGEIQSKLFREIGAMVGPDTSHQLQLLIEKSAVSGGSTISLIISIVVLLIGATAIFTEIQDTLNIIWRVRPKPKKGFQKLLINRILSFSMIISLGFLLVVSLIINGIVAAISERLTIYFPDITIILVMAFNVVLTFVIISVLFGIIFKFLPDVRISWKDVRVGAIATALLFMLGRFLIGMYLQIAGTGSAFGAAGSVVVILTWVYYTAAILYFGAEFTQVYAEKFGTAIKPSPYAVHVVQQEEEVEVDELPPQGHCGVDADSEKPEDCDT from the coding sequence ATGCGTTTAAATAAACAATATTTTAAAGATCTGTGGTTCGTAGTACTCGGCGCGGGAAAGGCTTTCGGCCAGGATAAAGCAATGAAGTATAGTGCATCTCTTGCCTATAGTACCGTTTTTGCATTATCACCGTTGCTGGTTCTTATCATTTCACTGGCCAGTATATTTTACGAAAAAGGCGAAATACAAAGCAAGCTCTTCCGCGAAATCGGTGCAATGGTAGGTCCGGATACTTCACATCAATTGCAGCTGCTGATTGAGAAGAGTGCTGTTTCTGGCGGCTCTACCATTTCTCTGATCATTAGTATCGTCGTTTTGCTTATAGGAGCAACGGCTATATTTACCGAAATCCAGGACACCCTGAACATCATTTGGAGAGTAAGACCGAAACCAAAGAAGGGATTTCAGAAATTGCTAATTAACAGAATTTTATCGTTTTCGATGATTATCAGTCTGGGTTTTTTGCTTGTTGTATCCCTTATTATTAACGGTATAGTAGCTGCCATAAGTGAAAGGTTGACAATTTATTTTCCGGATATAACCATAATTCTGGTTATGGCTTTTAATGTCGTCCTTACTTTTGTGATTATCTCCGTACTCTTTGGGATCATTTTTAAATTCCTTCCTGATGTTAGAATATCATGGAAAGATGTCAGGGTAGGGGCAATAGCAACCGCACTCTTGTTTATGCTCGGCAGGTTTCTGATAGGAATGTACCTTCAGATTGCAGGTACCGGTTCAGCATTTGGAGCCGCCGGTTCTGTGGTTGTTATCCTCACCTGGGTGTATTATACAGCAGCTATTCTTTATTTTGGCGCAGAATTTACGCAGGTATATGCAGAAAAATTCGGCACAGCTATAAAACCTTCTCCTTACGCTGTTCATGTAGTGCAGCAGGAAGAGGAGGTTGAAGTAGACGAACTTCCTCCGCAGGGCCATTGTGGTGTCGACGCAGATTCTGAGAAGCCTGAAGATTGCGATACTTAG
- a CDS encoding RNA polymerase sigma factor, translating to MRFIKNKLHSAEADEAAILSDYRRTGDLELLGRLYQGYMPLVYGLCLKYFKDEELSKDAVMQIFEQLIDKLRRHEVSNFKSWLYTLARNYCLMALRSSSKHIFVPVEDGVMERDGIVHLNIDESKENALSSMEKCMEKLPDDQRISIDLFYLQEKCYKEVADITGFDMNKVKSYIQNGKRNLKICMEKNSGNE from the coding sequence TTGAGGTTTATCAAAAATAAATTACATTCTGCTGAAGCTGATGAAGCTGCAATACTGAGTGACTACCGTCGTACCGGAGATCTTGAGTTGTTGGGAAGGCTTTATCAGGGCTACATGCCACTCGTTTACGGATTATGCCTCAAGTATTTCAAAGACGAAGAGTTAAGCAAAGATGCAGTAATGCAGATATTCGAGCAGCTGATCGATAAACTCAGGAGGCATGAGGTAAGTAATTTTAAGAGCTGGCTGTATACTCTTGCCCGGAATTATTGTCTGATGGCCTTAAGGTCGAGTTCAAAACACATCTTCGTGCCGGTTGAGGATGGTGTTATGGAAAGGGATGGAATAGTGCATCTTAATATAGATGAGTCTAAAGAAAATGCGTTAAGCTCTATGGAGAAATGCATGGAGAAGCTCCCTGACGATCAGCGCATCAGTATTGATCTGTTTTACCTGCAGGAGAAGTGTTATAAAGAAGTGGCTGATATCACGGGCTTCGATATGAATAAAGTGAAAAGCTATATTCAAAATGGCAAGAGAAATCTGAAAATTTGTATGGAGAAGAATAGTGGAAACGAATAG
- a CDS encoding carboxypeptidase-like regulatory domain-containing protein has product METNRIKYSVIQQYLEGKLDPRDMHELEKQALEDPFLAEALEGYSETEVQAAPHLSLLQRQLDERIAQQQENKNTFFFTWQRLSIAAAAGLMFISAGILFWMKGDNRETRVAKHVEVKLTPVDSLYNEPEANDMASLEKEPVTVGSPSIEKSRPQIKKKSSVTPESVTLTAKPGDSRLSSVQIAADTDRLGEVVVVSHGSQSKKDITGAVSSADSSPRIMIRGLSSLPAGENARVASISLADNKTILGKVISKEDGSPLPGVSVRLEGTSKSVTTNVSGEFALADSVGGRISFAYIGYTSQVKRAQPGQTLMVEMQPQNSALSEVAVVGYGSAVKKQGKPVPAIGWKKYNEYLKNSVRSADGVLKGNVTLRFVVKPGGELSDFHIEKGLNEASDNEAIRIIKEGPSWMPGAVDSEARVTIKFN; this is encoded by the coding sequence GTGGAAACGAATAGAATTAAATACAGCGTAATACAGCAATACCTTGAGGGAAAGCTTGACCCAAGAGATATGCATGAGCTTGAGAAACAGGCTCTGGAAGATCCTTTTCTAGCAGAAGCGCTGGAAGGATATTCTGAGACGGAGGTTCAGGCAGCACCGCATCTCAGCCTTTTGCAAAGGCAACTCGACGAGCGGATCGCGCAACAGCAGGAAAATAAAAATACATTCTTTTTTACCTGGCAGCGTTTAAGCATCGCTGCAGCTGCCGGCCTTATGTTTATTTCTGCGGGTATATTGTTTTGGATGAAGGGCGACAACCGTGAAACGAGAGTGGCTAAGCATGTAGAGGTGAAGTTAACGCCTGTTGACAGTTTGTATAATGAGCCGGAAGCGAACGACATGGCATCTTTAGAAAAGGAACCTGTTACAGTAGGGAGCCCCTCCATTGAAAAAAGTCGCCCGCAGATAAAGAAAAAAAGTTCAGTCACTCCAGAGAGCGTAACGCTCACCGCGAAGCCGGGAGATAGCAGGTTGTCTTCTGTTCAGATTGCCGCAGACACAGACAGGCTGGGTGAAGTGGTGGTAGTTAGTCACGGATCTCAATCAAAAAAAGATATTACAGGGGCTGTGTCTTCAGCCGATTCTTCCCCCCGAATCATGATCAGGGGACTTAGTTCGTTGCCTGCCGGTGAAAATGCCCGAGTTGCTTCCATATCTTTGGCTGATAATAAAACCATTTTGGGCAAAGTGATCTCCAAAGAAGATGGTTCTCCTTTACCGGGTGTTTCGGTAAGGCTTGAGGGTACGTCAAAGAGCGTCACGACGAATGTAAGCGGCGAATTTGCTCTGGCTGACTCTGTGGGCGGGAGAATCAGTTTTGCTTATATCGGTTATACATCGCAGGTAAAGAGAGCGCAGCCGGGACAAACGCTTATGGTTGAAATGCAGCCTCAGAATAGTGCGTTGAGCGAAGTTGCGGTAGTTGGGTATGGTTCTGCCGTAAAAAAACAAGGAAAACCTGTTCCTGCTATTGGTTGGAAGAAATATAACGAATACCTCAAAAACAGTGTGCGGTCTGCAGATGGCGTGTTGAAAGGCAATGTAACCCTGCGTTTCGTGGTCAAGCCAGGCGGTGAACTGAGTGACTTTCACATAGAAAAAGGCCTGAATGAGGCATCCGACAACGAAGCTATCCGCATAATAAAAGAAGGGCCATCATGGATGCCCGGGGCAGTTGATTCTGAGGCCCGGGTGACGATAAAATTTAATTAG
- a CDS encoding vWA domain-containing protein, whose translation MKKILSSLSVLVFLMLYAFTGTRVYTISGTIRSAADGLPVPRVSVKVKNTNISATSAIDGKYTIKVPEKKSVLVFACIGFKKKEVALSGRKKMDVTLEVNNDQLNEVVIVGHGTQKKTLITGSGSSPIMIRGASSGMMIRGIARDEDYNTESYAAINENRFMGTKENPLSTFGIDVDGASYSNIRRFINEGKLPPVDAVRIEEMINYFDYEYPQPTGDHPFSVNTEISTAPWNSNHRLLRIGLQGKKTDTKELPPSNLVFLIDVSGSMFSYNKLPLVKASLEMLVDQLRKTDKVAIVTYAGHAGEVLPSTQGDKKLTIKNAIDQLAAGGSTAGGEGIKAAYAIAEKNFIKGGTNRVILATDGDFNVGVSSDGEMQRLIEEKRKGGVFLSVLGYGMGNYKDSKMETLADKGNGNYAYIDNISEARRVLVKEFGGTLFTIAKDVKLQIEFNPSKVQAYRLIGYENRLLNKEDFNNDQKDAGDLGAGHRVTALYEIIPAGVKSKFTDSVDKLKYQKNEAPNLSSNGDELLTIKLRYKKPDEDRSRLIEKPVVDHKTPWSATSDDFRFASAVAGYGMLLRKSEFSQQATFANLAEIAQSALGKDPEGYRAEFLRIVKSSALVAKDLLSATEN comes from the coding sequence ATGAAAAAGATCTTAAGCTCCCTCTCTGTTCTGGTCTTTCTGATGCTTTACGCATTTACCGGCACCCGTGTTTATACTATTTCAGGAACGATCAGAAGTGCAGCAGACGGACTGCCTGTTCCCCGAGTATCAGTGAAAGTGAAGAACACTAATATCAGCGCAACAAGCGCGATTGACGGAAAGTATACGATAAAGGTACCAGAGAAAAAGTCTGTATTAGTTTTCGCCTGTATTGGATTCAAAAAAAAAGAAGTTGCACTTAGCGGCAGGAAGAAAATGGATGTTACTCTTGAAGTCAACAATGATCAACTAAATGAAGTGGTTATAGTTGGGCATGGGACACAGAAGAAGACCTTAATAACCGGATCGGGTTCTTCCCCGATAATGATCAGAGGAGCATCGTCAGGGATGATGATCAGAGGTATAGCACGAGATGAAGATTACAATACCGAATCATATGCGGCAATCAACGAAAACCGCTTTATGGGCACAAAAGAAAATCCACTTTCTACTTTTGGAATAGATGTAGATGGCGCATCATACAGCAATATCCGCCGCTTTATCAACGAAGGTAAGCTTCCGCCTGTTGATGCTGTACGCATCGAAGAAATGATCAACTATTTTGACTATGAGTATCCCCAGCCAACGGGAGACCACCCTTTTTCGGTAAATACGGAAATTTCGACAGCTCCATGGAATAGCAATCACCGGCTTTTAAGGATTGGCCTACAGGGTAAAAAAACTGACACTAAAGAACTCCCACCATCCAATCTCGTATTTCTTATTGATGTATCCGGATCAATGTTCTCATACAATAAGCTACCGCTAGTGAAAGCATCTCTAGAAATGCTGGTTGATCAGCTCAGGAAAACCGACAAGGTGGCTATTGTTACCTATGCCGGGCATGCCGGAGAGGTGCTGCCATCTACTCAAGGAGACAAAAAGCTTACGATAAAAAACGCCATTGACCAGCTTGCCGCAGGTGGTTCTACTGCCGGGGGAGAAGGAATAAAAGCGGCTTATGCAATTGCTGAAAAGAACTTTATTAAGGGAGGCACAAACAGGGTGATACTCGCCACAGACGGCGATTTTAATGTCGGTGTATCCAGCGATGGCGAAATGCAGCGTCTCATTGAAGAAAAAAGGAAAGGCGGTGTTTTCCTCTCTGTACTGGGTTATGGTATGGGTAATTACAAGGACAGCAAAATGGAGACTCTTGCCGATAAAGGCAATGGCAATTATGCATATATCGACAATATAAGTGAAGCCCGGCGAGTACTGGTCAAAGAGTTTGGCGGAACTCTGTTTACTATTGCAAAAGACGTAAAGCTGCAGATTGAATTTAATCCCTCCAAAGTTCAAGCCTACCGTCTTATAGGCTACGAAAACAGGCTGCTCAATAAAGAAGACTTTAATAATGATCAGAAAGATGCCGGTGACCTTGGAGCAGGACATAGGGTAACGGCATTGTATGAAATTATCCCTGCCGGCGTCAAAAGTAAATTTACTGACTCCGTTGACAAATTAAAATACCAGAAGAACGAGGCACCAAACCTTTCCTCAAACGGCGATGAACTTCTTACCATTAAACTCCGGTATAAAAAGCCTGATGAGGACCGAAGCAGATTGATTGAGAAACCGGTTGTTGACCACAAAACGCCATGGAGCGCTACGTCGGACGACTTCCGGTTTGCCTCTGCAGTGGCAGGATACGGTATGCTCTTAAGAAAATCGGAATTTTCACAACAGGCAACATTTGCTAACTTAGCAGAAATAGCCCAGTCAGCTTTAGGAAAAGATCCGGAAGGTTACAGGGCAGAGTTTTTACGGATTGTGAAGTCATCTGCATTAGTGGCAAAGGATTTGCTCTCCGCTACAGAAAATTAA
- a CDS encoding DUF4197 domain-containing protein: MKYSLSILVLCTGLLLSSCETLNQTAKVLNQSLGTPTSTEIALGLKQALEVGTNTSAERLNAKDGFLGNMAIKILFPPEAKKAENTLRSLGLNQLCDNVITSLNRAAENAAAEAKPIFISAIKQMTIADATNILLGKQNDAATQYFKRVTNAQLTEKFKPVIQSSLGKVGATKYWGDVVSRYNQIPLVTDINPDLTAYVTQKAIEGLFVQIAQEELNIRQNFSARSTSLLQKVFGYADRQR; this comes from the coding sequence ATGAAGTATTCTTTAAGCATTTTGGTGTTATGTACCGGTCTTTTGTTAAGCAGCTGTGAAACCCTCAATCAAACAGCTAAAGTGTTAAATCAATCGCTGGGCACCCCCACCTCTACCGAAATAGCATTGGGGTTGAAGCAGGCCCTCGAAGTAGGCACGAATACCAGCGCAGAAAGACTAAATGCCAAAGACGGATTTCTGGGGAATATGGCCATAAAGATACTTTTTCCACCGGAGGCAAAAAAAGCAGAGAATACATTAAGAAGCCTGGGACTAAATCAGCTATGCGACAATGTGATCACCAGCCTGAACAGAGCGGCAGAGAATGCCGCTGCGGAAGCAAAGCCTATATTCATCTCGGCAATAAAGCAGATGACTATTGCAGATGCAACCAATATTCTCTTAGGAAAACAGAATGATGCAGCTACACAGTATTTTAAACGTGTAACAAACGCTCAACTTACCGAAAAATTCAAACCGGTGATTCAGAGCAGCCTCGGCAAGGTGGGTGCAACAAAATACTGGGGCGACGTCGTATCCCGATATAACCAAATTCCTCTCGTTACTGATATCAATCCGGATCTTACTGCTTATGTAACACAAAAGGCAATTGAAGGTCTTTTCGTCCAGATTGCTCAGGAAGAATTGAATATCAGGCAGAACTTTTCGGCACGAAGCACTTCACTCCTTCAAAAGGTGTTTGGATATGCCGACAGGCAACGCTAG